One region of Solea senegalensis isolate Sse05_10M linkage group LG14, IFAPA_SoseM_1, whole genome shotgun sequence genomic DNA includes:
- the naprt gene encoding nicotinate phosphoribosyltransferase isoform X2: MAAPSTDNTCREEADTTTMERSIRERVPPLLTDLYQFTMAYSYWRAGRHQEPAVFELFFRDNPFGGGFSLFAGLHDCQLFLRSFRFTHEDVEFLRSVLPPATDPAFFEFLRGLDCSGVTLRSVPEGTVVFARVPLMEVAGPLAVVQLLETSLLCLVNYASLVCSNAARFRLAAGPRRKLLELGLRRAQGPDGGLTASRYTHIGGFDLTSNVQAGFLFGIPATGTMAHSFVTSFTSLEEVWPRTLVAVDGDADPVDVISLTKGWLSRVCELLGATPGKIREGELAAFLSYAIAYPHNFLTVIDSYNVGCGLLNFCAVALTLCELGYKPVGVRLDSGDLCALSVDVRRVFRLCSEHFSIPAFNALIIIGSNNISEESMAELNSKENEIDAVGVGTHLVTCTKQPSLGCVYKLVEVQGRPRMKISEDPEKSTVPGRKAVYRLIDADGHPFLDLLCLAVESPPEAGVALSCYPVVHNSDAVSITPAQVVCLRQEVFATGEVTQPLCSAAETRAKVQSSLQTLHPRHKRLQEPDTYSVAVSEKLHNLVTELCKGSSSDSNFLLAN, encoded by the exons ATGGCAGCGCCGTCCACTGACAACACATGCCGCGAGGAGGCTGATACTACAACCATGGAGCGGTCGATCCGAGAGCGGGTCCCGCCGCTGCTCACCGACCTCTACCAGTTCACCATGGCGTACTCGTACTGGCGGGCCGGCCGCCACCAGGAGCCCGCCGTGTTCGAGCTCTTCTTCAGGGATAACCCGTTCGGCGGCGGCTTCTCGCTGTTCGCCGGTCTGCACGACTGTCAGCTGTTCCTGCGCAGCTTTCGCTTCACACACGAAG ATGTGGAGTTCCTGCGCTCGGTGCTGCCTCCAGCCACTGACCCCGCCTTCTTCGAGTTCCTGCGCGGCCTGGACTGCTCGGGTGTCACGCTCCGCTCCGTGCCAGAGGGAACCGTGGTGTTCGCCAGG GTGCCCCTGATGGAGGTGGCAGGTCCGCTGGCTGTCGTTCAACTGCTGGAGACCAGTTTACTGTGTCTGGTGAACTATGCCag TCTGGTGTGTAGTAACGCAGCGCGCTTCCGCCTGGCAGCTGGTCCCAGGAGGAAGCTGCTGGAGTTGGGCCTCAGGCGAGCACAGGGGCCAGACGGAGGCCTCACCGCCTCGCGGTACACACACATAGGAG GGTTCGACCTCACCAGTAATGTTCAGGCTGGTTTCCTGTTCGGGATCCCCGCTACAGGAACCATGGCTCACTCTTTCgtcacctccttcacctcccTGGAGGAGGTGTGGCCACga ACTCTGGTGGCAGTGGACGGGGACGCTGATCCGGTGGACGTCATCTCTCTGACAAAGGGCTGGTTGAGTCGCGTGTGTGAGCTCCTGGGAGCGACGCCCGGAAAGATCAGAGAGGGCGAGTTGGCTGCCTTCCTGTCCTACGCCATCGCCTACCCCCACAACTTCCTCACCGTGATTGACAGCTACAACGTTGGCTG CGGCCTGTTGAACTTCTGTGCCGTGGCCTTGACCTTGTGTGAACTGGGCTACAAACCCGTGGGCGTTCGCCTGGACAGCGGCGACCTGTGTGCGCTGTCGGTGGATGTGCGGCGCGTTTTCCGACTCTGCAGtgagca CTTCTCCATTCCCGCTTTTAATGCGCTCATCATCATTGGGTCCAATAACATCTCAGAGGAAAGCATGGCCGAGCTCAACTCAAAG gagaaTGAAATCGACGCGGTTGGCGTCGGAACTCACCTGGTGACCTGCACAAAGCAACCCTCGCTTGGTTGTGTGTATAAG TTGGTGGAGGTCCAGGGAAGACCCAGGATGAAGATCAGTGAAGACCCAGAGAAGAGCACTGTTCCTGGGAGGAAAGCCGTCTACAGGCTCATAGACGCTGACG GTCATCCCTTTCTAGACCTGTTGTGTCTGGCGGTGGAGTCTCCTCCAGAGGCGGGAGTCGCACTCAGCTGTTACCCTGTGGTTCATAATAGCGACGCCGTCTCGATCACTCCAGCTCAGGTCGTCTGTCTGCGTCAGGAAGTGTTCGCCACAGGAGAG GTCACACAGCCTCTGTGCAGCGCCGCAGAAACTAGAGCAAAGGTCCAAAGCTCTCTCCAGACTCTGCACCCTCGACATAAGAGGCTGCAGGAGCCAGACACTTACTCG GTGGCAGTGTCAGAGAAACTCCACAACCTCGTGACGGAGCTGTGTAAAGGAAGCTCCAGCGACAGCAACTTTCTTCTCGCCAACTAA
- the naprt gene encoding nicotinate phosphoribosyltransferase isoform X1: protein MAAPSTDNTCREEADTTTMERSIRERVPPLLTDLYQFTMAYSYWRAGRHQEPAVFELFFRDNPFGGGFSLFAGLHDCQLFLRSFRFTHEDVEFLRSVLPPATDPAFFEFLRGLDCSGVTLRSVPEGTVVFARVPLMEVAGPLAVVQLLETSLLCLVNYASLVCSNAARFRLAAGPRRKLLELGLRRAQGPDGGLTASRYTHIGGFDLTSNVQAGFLFGIPATGTMAHSFVTSFTSLEEVWPRTLVAVDGDADPVDVISLTKGWLSRVCELLGATPGKIREGELAAFLSYAIAYPHNFLTVIDSYNVGCSGLLNFCAVALTLCELGYKPVGVRLDSGDLCALSVDVRRVFRLCSEHFSIPAFNALIIIGSNNISEESMAELNSKENEIDAVGVGTHLVTCTKQPSLGCVYKLVEVQGRPRMKISEDPEKSTVPGRKAVYRLIDADGHPFLDLLCLAVESPPEAGVALSCYPVVHNSDAVSITPAQVVCLRQEVFATGEVTQPLCSAAETRAKVQSSLQTLHPRHKRLQEPDTYSVAVSEKLHNLVTELCKGSSSDSNFLLAN from the exons ATGGCAGCGCCGTCCACTGACAACACATGCCGCGAGGAGGCTGATACTACAACCATGGAGCGGTCGATCCGAGAGCGGGTCCCGCCGCTGCTCACCGACCTCTACCAGTTCACCATGGCGTACTCGTACTGGCGGGCCGGCCGCCACCAGGAGCCCGCCGTGTTCGAGCTCTTCTTCAGGGATAACCCGTTCGGCGGCGGCTTCTCGCTGTTCGCCGGTCTGCACGACTGTCAGCTGTTCCTGCGCAGCTTTCGCTTCACACACGAAG ATGTGGAGTTCCTGCGCTCGGTGCTGCCTCCAGCCACTGACCCCGCCTTCTTCGAGTTCCTGCGCGGCCTGGACTGCTCGGGTGTCACGCTCCGCTCCGTGCCAGAGGGAACCGTGGTGTTCGCCAGG GTGCCCCTGATGGAGGTGGCAGGTCCGCTGGCTGTCGTTCAACTGCTGGAGACCAGTTTACTGTGTCTGGTGAACTATGCCag TCTGGTGTGTAGTAACGCAGCGCGCTTCCGCCTGGCAGCTGGTCCCAGGAGGAAGCTGCTGGAGTTGGGCCTCAGGCGAGCACAGGGGCCAGACGGAGGCCTCACCGCCTCGCGGTACACACACATAGGAG GGTTCGACCTCACCAGTAATGTTCAGGCTGGTTTCCTGTTCGGGATCCCCGCTACAGGAACCATGGCTCACTCTTTCgtcacctccttcacctcccTGGAGGAGGTGTGGCCACga ACTCTGGTGGCAGTGGACGGGGACGCTGATCCGGTGGACGTCATCTCTCTGACAAAGGGCTGGTTGAGTCGCGTGTGTGAGCTCCTGGGAGCGACGCCCGGAAAGATCAGAGAGGGCGAGTTGGCTGCCTTCCTGTCCTACGCCATCGCCTACCCCCACAACTTCCTCACCGTGATTGACAGCTACAACGTTGGCTG TAGCGGCCTGTTGAACTTCTGTGCCGTGGCCTTGACCTTGTGTGAACTGGGCTACAAACCCGTGGGCGTTCGCCTGGACAGCGGCGACCTGTGTGCGCTGTCGGTGGATGTGCGGCGCGTTTTCCGACTCTGCAGtgagca CTTCTCCATTCCCGCTTTTAATGCGCTCATCATCATTGGGTCCAATAACATCTCAGAGGAAAGCATGGCCGAGCTCAACTCAAAG gagaaTGAAATCGACGCGGTTGGCGTCGGAACTCACCTGGTGACCTGCACAAAGCAACCCTCGCTTGGTTGTGTGTATAAG TTGGTGGAGGTCCAGGGAAGACCCAGGATGAAGATCAGTGAAGACCCAGAGAAGAGCACTGTTCCTGGGAGGAAAGCCGTCTACAGGCTCATAGACGCTGACG GTCATCCCTTTCTAGACCTGTTGTGTCTGGCGGTGGAGTCTCCTCCAGAGGCGGGAGTCGCACTCAGCTGTTACCCTGTGGTTCATAATAGCGACGCCGTCTCGATCACTCCAGCTCAGGTCGTCTGTCTGCGTCAGGAAGTGTTCGCCACAGGAGAG GTCACACAGCCTCTGTGCAGCGCCGCAGAAACTAGAGCAAAGGTCCAAAGCTCTCTCCAGACTCTGCACCCTCGACATAAGAGGCTGCAGGAGCCAGACACTTACTCG GTGGCAGTGTCAGAGAAACTCCACAACCTCGTGACGGAGCTGTGTAAAGGAAGCTCCAGCGACAGCAACTTTCTTCTCGCCAACTAA
- the lg14h8orf82 gene encoding UPF0598 protein C8orf82 homolog — protein MLLLRTAALSGRAVAARRCLPTGFTSFRSTAAYIQGQSPEPRIREYFYYMDHQGQLFLDDTKMKNFVTCFKDKQFLVFFFSRLRSNQSGRYEDDFPFLSLCGRERNFLRCDDRPVVFTHLLQGDRELLSYCGGAEKLAVPFRPEALYMHPSSGRVYHPCSERSGGVGLVRSALAYELSTFFVYAQGERQSGLPTHFIWGGQKHTLTNEVAGCFPAAEEGSGQQGELG, from the exons ATGTTGTTGCTCCGGACGGCGGCTCTCAGTGGCAGAGCTGTGGCCGCCCGGCGCTGCCTGCCCACCGGCTTCACCTCCTTTAGAAGCACCGCAGCGTACATCCAGGGCCAGAGCCCCGAGCCACGCATCCGGGAGTACTTCTACTATATGGACCACCAGggacag CTTTTTCTCGATGACACAAAGATGAAGAACTTTGTCACCTGCTttaaag acAAACAGTTCCtggtcttcttcttcagtcGGCTGCGTTCAAACCAGAGCGGGCGCTACGAGGACGACTTCCCCTTCCTGTCCCTTTGTGGGAGGGAGAGGAACTTCCTGCGCTGCGATGACCGACCTGTGGTCTTCACCCACCTGCTGCAGGGAGACCGGGAGCTGCTGTCTTACTGTGGCGGAGCAGAGAAGCTGGCCGTGCCGTTCCGTCCTGAGGCTCTGTACATGCATCCCAGCAGTGGCCGGGTGTATCATCCCTGCTCGGAGCGATCGGGAGGTGTCGGCCTGGTCCGCTCGGCTCTGGCATACGAGCTCAGCACCTTCTTTGTCTACGCTCAGGGGGAGAGACAATCGGGACTGCCTACACATTTCATATGGGGAGGGCAGAAGCACACGCTGACCAATGAAGTGGCAGGATGCTTCCCGGCAGCAGAGGAGGGCAGTGGGCAGCAAGGAGAACTGGGATAA
- the si:ch211-191a24.4 gene encoding MARVEL domain-containing protein 3: MSHPPRSNRGHRERNGDHRERNGDHRHYRDDDRRPSPDTDRSASSRPPYYPREADSAPKHVRDVPRVKQQDSKCTHMCSRRGIVLICAVLTNALVLICVVAAQMVSSGMTSAANMGGFNINSNFNLQGTELQKARELDMQYSQMRAPGIYGGIAFSLTFGVVSLLFVVSGNKPAHLMSRKLLVGALVFQAVGAAGYVVAVGLYLHFIIGVNATDICQQRERLYARSGYTWMNCDVGGADAAVALFGLITAILYAAGAVLTVNTIRGVRRYLQERKRREAERPRGPLRAATSAV, translated from the exons ATGAGTCACCCGCCCCGTTCAAACCGGGGACACCGGGAGAGAAACGGGGATCACCGGGAGAGAAACGGGGACCACCGACATTACCGGGACGATGACAGACGTCCATCACCCGACACTGACAG GTCGGCCTCCTCTCGACCTCCATATTACCCCAGAGAGGCAGACTCGGCTCCCAAACATGTGCGGGACGTCCCCAGAGTGAAACAGCAGGACtctaaatgcacacacatgtgctcCAGGAGAG GCATCGTGCTGATCTGCGCCGTGTTGACCAACGCTCTGGTGCTGATCTGTGTGGTGGCCGCTCAGATGGTGTCGTCGGGCATGACCTCCGCCGCCAACATGGGCGGCTTCAACATCAACTCCAACTTCAACCTGCAGGGCACCGAGCTGCAGAAAGCCCGGGAGCTGGACATGCAGTACAGCCAGATGAGGGCGCCGGGGATTTACGGCGGCATCGCCTTCAGCCTGACCTTCGGTGTCGTCTCGCTGCTGTTCGTGGTCTCCGGGAACAAACCCGCGCACCTGATGTCGAGGAAGCTTCTGGTCGGAGCGCTGGTGTTCCAGGCTGTGGGCGCGGCAGGGTACGTGGTGGCCGTCGGCCTCTACCTGCACTTCATCATCGGCGTGAACGCCACAGATATTTGCCAGCAGCGGGAGCGGCTGTACGCGCGCAGCGGCTACACCTGGATGAATTGTGACGTTGGCGGGGCGGACGCGGCCGTGGCTCTGTTCGGCCTCATCACGGCCATCCTGTACGCGGCCGGCGCCGTGCTCACCGTCAACACCATCCGAGGCGTGAGGCGGTACCTGCAGGAGCGGAAACGCAGGGAGGCAGAGAGACCCAGGGGCCCGCTGAGGGCTGCAACCAGCGCCGTGTGA